A stretch of Streptococcus chenjunshii DNA encodes these proteins:
- a CDS encoding 16S rRNA (uracil(1498)-N(3))-methyltransferase, protein MQQYFVNGEAGRFVTIEDENTLKHMFSVMRLQANDQVVLVFEDGIKRLAKVADSTSYTFEILEELQDNTELPVDVTIAAGFLKGDKLEFLTQKTSELGARAVWGFPADRSVVKWSGKKLIKKTEKLKKIAQGAAEQSKRNQIPRIRLFEKKQEFLNCLSEFDRIFIAYEESAKTGEKKVLARELALLPKGSKILFVFGPEGGIAPEEVNLLEKQGGLKVGLGPRIMRAETAPLFALSSVSYAFELMT, encoded by the coding sequence ATGCAGCAGTATTTTGTAAACGGAGAAGCCGGCCGCTTTGTCACGATTGAAGATGAGAACACACTCAAACATATGTTTTCTGTTATGCGTCTGCAGGCTAATGACCAGGTGGTTTTGGTCTTTGAAGATGGTATCAAACGTTTGGCTAAGGTAGCAGACAGTACTTCATATACCTTTGAAATCCTTGAAGAATTGCAGGACAATACAGAGCTGCCAGTCGATGTCACTATTGCTGCCGGCTTTCTCAAAGGAGATAAGCTAGAGTTTCTGACTCAGAAAACAAGTGAGCTGGGAGCTAGAGCAGTTTGGGGCTTTCCGGCAGATCGCTCAGTCGTTAAATGGTCAGGCAAGAAACTCATAAAAAAAACCGAGAAGTTAAAAAAGATCGCCCAAGGTGCTGCAGAACAGAGCAAGCGCAATCAGATTCCCCGTATTAGGCTGTTTGAAAAAAAGCAGGAATTTCTCAATTGCCTAAGTGAATTTGACAGGATTTTTATTGCTTATGAGGAGTCTGCCAAAACCGGAGAAAAAAAAGTGTTAGCGCGTGAGTTAGCGCTTCTTCCCAAAGGAAGCAAGATTCTTTTTGTCTTTGGACCGGAGGGAGGCATTGCTCCTGAAGAAGTTAATCTTTTAGAAAAACAAGGCGGACTTAAAGTTGGTCTTGGGCCGCGGATCATGAGAGCCGAGACTGCTCCCTTATTTGCTTTGAGCAGCGTATCCTATGCTTTTGAATTAATGACATAG
- a CDS encoding LacI family DNA-binding transcriptional regulator: protein MATIKDVAKLAGVSASTASRALHDSSMISEATKERVRQAMAELDYSPNYSAQNLVNRQSNTIGIVLPVRESQESLGNNPFFMQIIQGISSVCSENNYMVSLASGRTDEELKKNIETLIRSGNIRRIIFLYSKKGDPVFQYVKKQKNIACVVVGEAYEKSAVGIQYVDNNNIQAGKDAADFLINKGYRKIIFASTDMDELVQAQRYQGYCQSLAEHSLEGKNLTLSRIDSQGNTQHLQALLAEHPGIQAFVACDDIMAIRLQRLFKEMGVSADDYAILGFNNSWVTEIASPALTSVDIFPYELGEKAAGQLLQTAKQDGRSAAVIIPHRIIERESTPKLEQ from the coding sequence ATGGCAACCATCAAAGATGTCGCAAAATTAGCAGGAGTTTCAGCCTCAACCGCTTCGCGGGCTCTGCATGACAGCAGTATGATCAGCGAGGCTACCAAAGAGCGTGTCCGCCAAGCTATGGCCGAACTTGATTACTCTCCTAATTATTCTGCTCAAAATTTAGTTAACAGGCAGTCCAATACCATTGGTATCGTTTTGCCGGTTCGTGAAAGTCAGGAATCGCTGGGCAACAACCCTTTCTTTATGCAGATTATTCAAGGTATTTCCAGTGTTTGCAGTGAGAACAATTATATGGTCAGTTTAGCCAGCGGGCGTACAGACGAAGAACTGAAAAAAAATATCGAAACCTTAATTCGCAGCGGAAATATTCGCAGAATTATTTTCCTGTATTCTAAAAAAGGCGATCCTGTTTTTCAGTATGTTAAAAAGCAAAAAAACATAGCCTGTGTTGTTGTCGGTGAGGCCTATGAAAAATCGGCAGTTGGTATTCAGTACGTTGATAATAATAATATTCAGGCAGGAAAGGATGCAGCTGATTTTTTAATTAACAAAGGCTATCGGAAAATTATTTTTGCATCTACGGATATGGATGAGCTTGTTCAGGCGCAGCGTTACCAAGGCTACTGCCAGAGTCTCGCAGAACATAGTTTAGAAGGGAAAAATCTGACTCTGTCACGTATTGACAGTCAGGGTAATACCCAGCATTTACAGGCTCTTCTGGCGGAGCATCCCGGGATTCAGGCATTTGTAGCCTGTGATGATATCATGGCGATCCGCTTGCAGCGCCTTTTCAAAGAAATGGGAGTATCTGCAGATGACTATGCTATCCTAGGTTTTAATAATTCCTGGGTGACAGAGATAGCCAGTCCTGCTTTGACTTCTGTTGATATTTTCCCCTATGAGTTGGGAGAAAAAGCTGCCGGTCAGCTGCTGCAAACAGCAAAACAGGATGGCCGATCAGCTGCTGTAATCATCCCGCATCGCATTATCGAAAGAGAATCAACACCTAAGCTGGAACAATAA
- a CDS encoding PTS transporter subunit IIBC: MKKSIKQFFSFEFWQKFGKCLMVVIAVMPAAGLMVSIGNSIPLLNPDSSVLTTIGTVVAQIGWAVIGNLHLLFALAIGGSWAKERAGGAFAAGLSFLLINRITGAVYGISSEMLTDSDAVVKSFLGTKMVVADYFTSVLEYPALNMGVFVGIIAGFVGATAYNKYYNYRKLPEVLSFFNSKRFVPFVVIIRSAAVALILATIWPVIQSGINGFGMWIASSQDTAPILAPFLYGTLERLLLPFGLHHMLTIPMNYTSLGGTYEVLTGSGAGSQVFGQDPLWLAWVTDLINLKGAGSTAAYNDLFTSITPARFKVGQMIGATGILMGVAFAMYRNVDADKKRKYRAMFISAAAAVFLTGVTEPLEYMFMFAALPLYVVYALVQGAAFAMADIVNLRVHSFGNIELLTRTPMAIKAGLGMDLINFVWVSLLFAVLMYFIADFMIKKMNLATAGRRGNYDSDLLEDNAAAPSESNLAANTQIVQIINLLGGRNNIEDVDACMTRLRVTVKDAGQVGAEDLWKKAGAMGLIIKGNGVQAVYGPKADILKSDIQDLLDSGAEIPQADLTDEKQVQQPAEFKGVTADVYTVADGRVLSITEVKDPVFSQKMMGDGFAVEPSDGKIYAPVSGIITSVFPTKHALGLLTDDGLEVLVHVGLDTVALNGVPFSIKVSEGQRVQAGDLLLVADLEAIKSAARERTIIVAFTNTAEIKAVHLLETGEVSAKSLVAKVDL; the protein is encoded by the coding sequence ATGAAAAAATCAATTAAACAATTTTTCAGTTTTGAATTCTGGCAAAAATTTGGAAAATGTTTGATGGTGGTTATTGCTGTCATGCCGGCAGCCGGACTGATGGTCAGTATCGGGAATTCTATTCCTTTGCTTAATCCAGATTCATCTGTATTGACAACAATCGGTACAGTTGTTGCGCAGATTGGCTGGGCCGTTATTGGCAATTTGCATTTGCTCTTTGCATTGGCAATTGGCGGCAGCTGGGCTAAGGAGCGTGCCGGCGGAGCCTTCGCGGCTGGTCTGTCTTTCTTGCTGATCAATCGGATTACCGGTGCCGTTTACGGTATCTCAAGTGAAATGCTGACTGATTCTGATGCGGTTGTTAAAAGTTTTCTAGGAACAAAAATGGTTGTTGCGGACTATTTTACCAGTGTACTTGAATACCCAGCTCTCAATATGGGCGTGTTTGTTGGTATTATTGCTGGTTTTGTCGGAGCTACAGCCTATAATAAGTACTACAATTACCGGAAACTCCCGGAGGTGCTTTCATTTTTTAACAGTAAACGTTTTGTGCCTTTTGTTGTTATTATACGTTCAGCTGCTGTAGCGCTTATTTTAGCTACCATCTGGCCTGTTATTCAGTCAGGAATCAATGGTTTTGGAATGTGGATTGCCAGTTCGCAGGATACAGCGCCGATTTTAGCGCCATTTCTGTATGGAACATTAGAACGTCTCCTCCTGCCTTTCGGCCTGCACCATATGCTGACGATTCCTATGAACTATACCTCTTTAGGCGGGACCTATGAAGTGCTGACAGGATCTGGTGCTGGTTCACAAGTCTTTGGACAAGATCCGCTGTGGTTAGCTTGGGTAACGGACTTAATCAATCTTAAAGGAGCTGGCAGTACAGCTGCTTATAATGACTTATTTACCTCTATTACACCTGCTCGTTTTAAAGTCGGACAAATGATTGGAGCTACTGGTATTCTGATGGGCGTCGCCTTTGCGATGTATCGTAATGTTGATGCTGATAAGAAACGGAAATACAGGGCAATGTTTATCTCAGCGGCAGCGGCAGTTTTCTTAACCGGTGTTACGGAGCCTTTAGAATATATGTTTATGTTTGCAGCACTGCCGCTTTATGTTGTTTATGCTCTGGTACAGGGTGCGGCTTTTGCTATGGCAGATATTGTCAATCTGCGAGTTCATTCTTTTGGTAATATTGAATTACTGACCCGTACACCGATGGCGATTAAAGCAGGACTTGGCATGGATCTTATCAACTTTGTTTGGGTATCGCTGCTCTTTGCGGTTCTGATGTATTTTATTGCTGATTTTATGATCAAAAAAATGAATCTGGCAACAGCTGGACGCCGCGGCAATTATGATTCCGACTTATTAGAAGATAATGCAGCTGCTCCGTCAGAAAGCAATCTGGCAGCTAATACACAGATTGTACAGATTATCAATCTCCTTGGCGGCCGTAATAATATTGAAGATGTTGATGCCTGCATGACCCGTCTGCGTGTGACCGTTAAAGATGCCGGTCAGGTTGGCGCTGAAGACTTGTGGAAAAAAGCAGGTGCCATGGGCTTAATTATTAAAGGGAATGGTGTTCAGGCTGTTTACGGTCCTAAGGCTGATATCCTGAAGTCCGATATTCAGGATCTGTTGGATTCGGGTGCTGAAATTCCTCAGGCTGATTTGACGGACGAAAAACAAGTTCAGCAGCCAGCTGAATTTAAGGGCGTCACAGCGGATGTATACACTGTAGCGGATGGCCGTGTTTTATCAATTACAGAAGTTAAGGACCCTGTTTTCTCGCAAAAAATGATGGGCGATGGCTTTGCTGTGGAACCGAGCGATGGGAAAATTTATGCTCCTGTTTCCGGTATAATAACCAGTGTGTTTCCGACAAAGCATGCGCTTGGGCTCCTAACGGATGACGGGCTGGAAGTTCTGGTCCATGTTGGCCTAGATACGGTTGCTCTCAATGGAGTGCCTTTCTCTATTAAAGTATCGGAAGGACAGCGTGTTCAGGCTGGTGATTTACTGCTTGTTGCCGATTTAGAAGCTATTAAATCAGCAGCGCGGGAGAGAACGATTATTGTAGCCTTTACCAATACAGCAGAAATTAAAGCTGTGCACTTGCTTGAAACAGGGGAGGTCTCAGCTAAGAGCCTTGTGGCCAAAGTTGATCTTTAG
- a CDS encoding endonuclease/exonuclease/phosphatase family protein: MAKYLTLNAHSWLEANALKKLFDLAEHIYSENYDLISLQEVNQSLEAPLTENAPGYRKLTDSPPLRKDNFALQLVNYLRSQGRYYYWSWAYNHIGYGKYQEGVAVLSRNPLTVQDILISAAADEKDYHTRRVLLAQTQLYSRKVTVACLHMSWFGKGFEAEWKKLEDALLTYPQPLVLMGDFNNPTNAQGYQMILNSPLRLQDSHNAAEYSAGGHTIIEDIDGWEDNRQALKVDHIFASRDIHFKTSQIVLDGGNSPIVSDHFGLAAEIEI; encoded by the coding sequence ATGGCAAAATACTTAACTCTTAATGCGCATTCATGGCTGGAGGCGAATGCCTTAAAGAAGCTGTTCGATTTAGCAGAGCATATCTACAGTGAAAATTATGACCTTATCAGCTTGCAGGAGGTTAATCAGAGTTTAGAGGCCCCTTTGACTGAAAACGCTCCTGGTTACAGAAAGCTAACAGACAGTCCGCCGCTGCGCAAAGATAACTTTGCTCTGCAGCTGGTCAATTATCTAAGGAGTCAAGGCCGGTATTATTACTGGTCATGGGCTTATAACCATATTGGTTATGGCAAATATCAGGAAGGAGTTGCCGTCTTATCACGAAATCCGCTGACAGTTCAAGATATTCTGATATCAGCAGCAGCTGATGAGAAGGATTACCATACTAGGCGGGTTTTGCTTGCCCAGACACAGCTTTACAGCAGAAAGGTGACAGTTGCCTGCCTACATATGTCATGGTTTGGTAAGGGATTTGAAGCTGAGTGGAAAAAACTGGAAGATGCTTTACTGACCTATCCGCAGCCGCTTGTTTTAATGGGAGATTTTAATAATCCAACCAATGCGCAAGGATACCAGATGATTTTAAACAGCCCACTGCGGCTGCAGGACAGCCATAATGCTGCTGAATACTCAGCAGGCGGCCATACTATTATTGAAGATATTGACGGCTGGGAAGACAACCGGCAGGCTCTCAAGGTAGATCACATTTTTGCCAGCCGGGATATTCATTTTAAGACTTCGCAGATTGTCCTCGATGGAGGAAACTCTCCTATCGTGAGCGATCATTTCGGATTAGCCGCAGAAATTGAAATCTGA
- a CDS encoding LacI family DNA-binding transcriptional regulator: MKEKLTISDIAELAGVAKSTVSRYLNGGSVKKETANRIQAIISKHGYEPNLFARLNAKSSKIIGLVVPGFNSVTTPRIVEVIVAYLKENYYNPLILHTDHSTEEEIRSIERLSKMNVDGILVISTGITSEHQKIVESISQPVLFIGQKYDGLKTVVNDDYNAGYAIGQLIAKSGAKSVLGVWVDENDKAVGKERKNGVVDGLASSGVTNVEFVFSSYYYEESVHILENFLEEDKLPDAIICATDRISQSVYKLFLQSKKVIGKDVSVTGFGDYETSELLNPPLTTVKFDWYNTGRISAETILQMIHGKPVSQLQIIPFELIKRQSVVNKNS, encoded by the coding sequence ATGAAAGAGAAATTAACGATAAGTGATATCGCAGAACTTGCAGGCGTAGCCAAAAGTACTGTATCACGTTATTTAAATGGTGGAAGTGTTAAGAAAGAAACAGCAAATCGTATTCAAGCGATTATTTCCAAACATGGTTACGAGCCAAATTTATTTGCTCGACTAAATGCCAAAAGTAGCAAGATTATTGGTCTTGTGGTACCAGGGTTTAATTCAGTAACCACTCCTCGAATTGTTGAAGTGATTGTAGCTTACTTGAAAGAAAATTACTATAATCCCTTAATCTTACACACAGATCATTCTACAGAAGAAGAAATTCGTAGCATTGAAAGACTTAGTAAAATGAACGTTGATGGCATTTTGGTCATTTCTACAGGGATTACCTCAGAGCACCAGAAAATTGTTGAAAGCATTTCGCAACCAGTCCTTTTTATTGGTCAAAAATATGATGGTCTTAAAACGGTCGTTAACGATGATTACAATGCTGGTTATGCAATTGGGCAATTGATTGCAAAAAGTGGTGCTAAGTCAGTTCTTGGAGTATGGGTTGATGAGAATGATAAGGCGGTCGGTAAAGAACGAAAAAATGGTGTTGTTGATGGTCTAGCGTCAAGTGGTGTAACCAATGTTGAATTTGTTTTTTCTAGTTATTACTATGAGGAATCTGTCCATATTCTTGAAAACTTTTTAGAAGAAGATAAATTACCAGATGCGATTATTTGTGCGACAGACCGCATCTCACAAAGTGTTTATAAATTATTTTTGCAATCTAAAAAAGTGATTGGTAAGGATGTGTCGGTTACTGGGTTTGGTGATTATGAAACGAGTGAACTTTTGAATCCACCATTAACAACAGTTAAATTTGATTGGTATAATACGGGAAGAATCAGTGCGGAGACGATTTTGCAGATGATTCATGGTAAGCCAGTCAGTCAATTACAGATTATTCCATTTGAATTAATAAAACGCCAAAGTGTTGTCAATAAGAATAGTTGA
- a CDS encoding PTS transporter subunit EIIC: protein MADLNKISQDIEKYVGGRKNISGVAHCATRLRIVLKDNSLADLKKLENVDLVKGAFVAGDQIQLIFGPGLVNDVYEVFSKFVGIADMTLNELKQESAKKANPVQAVIKSLSDVFVAIIPAILAAALLMGITGVLSNYPIVKENETLYAINRLASLASTGIFAILPMVVCYSAVKRYGGNPVLGMVVGAIMLDSSLANAYSAASGSVHVEVIHLFGLPIEMVGFQGGILVALMIGFVVAKLDIYFNKIVPNSVKLLLAPLFTVFLSTLLLFTVVGPIGRVLSHGLTTGLVWSAENLGFVGYALFAGVQQLLVITGLHHIIGAAEAQLLADTKHNFINPLMSVALIGQSGAVIGYLITHWKDTKARELCLPSFASTLFGISEPAIFGVNLRYRYPLAAGCIGGAVAGIYVYFAKLTALGFGTTVVPGITICDPAHNGYLNYIIAHLIGFGVGLAATIILKPFSKEEN, encoded by the coding sequence ATGGCAGACTTAAACAAAATTAGTCAGGATATTGAAAAATACGTTGGCGGTAGGAAAAATATTTCAGGTGTTGCTCACTGTGCGACTCGTCTGAGGATTGTTTTAAAAGATAACAGTTTAGCTGATCTTAAAAAACTTGAAAATGTTGATTTAGTTAAAGGAGCCTTTGTTGCTGGAGATCAAATCCAGTTGATTTTTGGACCTGGGCTAGTTAATGACGTGTACGAGGTTTTTTCAAAATTTGTCGGTATAGCAGATATGACACTTAATGAGCTTAAACAAGAAAGTGCCAAAAAAGCGAATCCTGTTCAAGCAGTTATTAAATCTCTATCTGATGTATTTGTTGCGATTATTCCAGCAATCCTTGCAGCTGCACTTTTGATGGGTATTACTGGTGTTCTTAGTAATTACCCGATTGTTAAGGAAAATGAAACCTTATATGCTATCAACAGACTAGCAAGTCTTGCATCTACAGGTATTTTTGCCATTTTGCCGATGGTAGTTTGTTATTCAGCGGTTAAACGCTACGGTGGTAATCCAGTTCTTGGTATGGTCGTTGGGGCTATCATGCTTGATTCTTCACTTGCAAATGCTTATTCAGCTGCATCTGGAAGTGTTCATGTTGAAGTGATTCATTTATTTGGCTTGCCAATCGAAATGGTTGGCTTCCAAGGTGGTATTTTAGTCGCTTTGATGATTGGTTTTGTTGTTGCTAAACTCGATATTTACTTCAATAAGATTGTACCAAACTCTGTTAAGCTTTTGCTTGCTCCTTTGTTCACTGTATTTCTTTCAACTTTGCTCTTGTTTACAGTTGTAGGACCTATCGGACGAGTCCTTTCACATGGTTTAACAACAGGATTGGTTTGGTCTGCTGAAAATCTAGGATTTGTTGGTTATGCTTTATTTGCTGGTGTTCAACAATTATTAGTTATTACAGGTCTTCACCACATTATTGGTGCCGCAGAAGCACAATTACTTGCTGATACAAAACATAATTTCATCAATCCATTGATGTCAGTTGCTTTGATTGGACAATCTGGTGCAGTTATTGGTTATTTGATTACTCATTGGAAAGATACTAAAGCTCGTGAACTTTGTTTGCCAAGTTTTGCATCAACATTGTTTGGTATCAGTGAACCAGCTATTTTCGGTGTTAACCTTCGCTATCGTTACCCACTAGCTGCAGGATGTATCGGTGGTGCAGTTGCAGGCATTTACGTTTACTTTGCAAAATTAACAGCGCTTGGTTTTGGTACAACAGTAGTACCAGGTATTACTATTTGTGATCCTGCTCATAATGGTTATTTAAATTATATTATTGCCCATTTAATTGGCTTTGGAGTTGGGCTAGCTGCTACAATTATCTTAAAACCATTTTCCAAAGAAGAGAACTAA
- a CDS encoding glycoside hydrolase family 32 protein encodes MYTKEDYAKECQIYNDMRRIVNSDFNRLNYHLMAPTGWLNDPNGLVEKNGTNHVYFQYTPFDAGWGIKSWGHYTTKDWITYKEEEPFVFADNKLDRDGAYSGSAIVKDGIIHYFYTGNVKLLDGDYDYILNGREQNTIHLMSDDGFHFSGKKLVLANSDYPDDMTTHIRDPKISKDGENYVMVLGARSVEDKGCTLVYHSTDLSHWHYVTRIQTSEKFGFMWECPDLFKLDNQLVLSVSPQGLEKEETRYQNVFQSGYFLVDENQGDYTVGKFEEFDYGFDFYAVQTFEDESGRRILMAWMGLPMESEYQEDPTVKYHWRHALTMPRELVFKNGAIYQRPLKDFEKLRKNEFQSQISEFTQWQTKNCCFEMNAAFSNPTESFSLHLRDDVVLTFDGSLLSLKMGESGFGRTQRNIVLDKVNQLQVFSDMSSLEIFINSGRYTMTSRVFSDSLQQTITFDSKSDGQLTIYDLKKFNIE; translated from the coding sequence ATGTATACGAAAGAAGATTATGCCAAAGAATGTCAAATCTATAATGACATGCGGAGAATTGTTAATTCAGATTTTAATCGTTTAAATTATCATTTGATGGCACCGACTGGATGGCTTAATGACCCAAATGGTCTGGTTGAAAAAAATGGCACTAACCATGTTTATTTTCAATATACTCCATTTGATGCTGGTTGGGGGATAAAGTCTTGGGGGCATTATACTACAAAAGATTGGATTACTTATAAAGAAGAAGAACCTTTTGTTTTTGCGGATAATAAACTTGATCGTGATGGCGCTTATAGTGGTTCAGCAATTGTTAAAGATGGAATTATTCATTATTTTTACACTGGAAATGTCAAATTATTAGATGGGGATTATGATTACATCTTGAATGGACGTGAGCAAAATACCATTCATTTGATGAGTGACGACGGCTTTCATTTTTCTGGTAAAAAACTTGTGCTAGCAAATAGTGATTATCCAGATGATATGACTACACATATCAGAGATCCCAAAATTTCAAAAGACGGCGAAAACTATGTAATGGTTTTAGGGGCAAGAAGTGTTGAAGATAAAGGTTGTACTCTAGTTTATCATTCAACTGATTTGTCGCACTGGCACTATGTGACACGCATACAAACAAGTGAAAAATTTGGGTTTATGTGGGAATGCCCAGATTTATTTAAACTGGACAATCAACTTGTTCTCTCAGTTTCACCCCAAGGTCTTGAAAAAGAGGAAACTAGATACCAAAACGTTTTTCAGAGTGGCTATTTTTTGGTAGATGAGAATCAAGGCGATTACACTGTAGGAAAATTTGAAGAGTTTGATTATGGCTTTGATTTTTATGCAGTGCAGACGTTTGAAGATGAAAGTGGTAGACGGATTTTGATGGCTTGGATGGGCTTGCCAATGGAGTCAGAGTACCAAGAAGACCCAACTGTAAAATACCATTGGCGCCATGCCTTGACAATGCCAAGAGAGCTAGTTTTTAAAAATGGTGCTATTTATCAGAGACCTTTGAAGGACTTTGAAAAGCTAAGAAAGAACGAGTTTCAAAGTCAAATCTCTGAATTTACACAATGGCAAACAAAAAATTGCTGTTTTGAAATGAACGCCGCATTTAGCAACCCTACAGAAAGTTTTTCTCTTCATTTAAGAGACGACGTTGTTTTGACGTTTGACGGCTCACTATTGTCACTAAAAATGGGAGAATCAGGATTTGGACGTACACAGCGAAATATTGTGTTAGATAAAGTTAACCAATTGCAAGTTTTTTCTGATATGTCATCGCTAGAAATTTTCATAAATAGTGGTCGTTATACAATGACATCTAGGGTGTTTAGCGACTCATTGCAACAAACAATTACATTTGATTCGAAATCAGACGGTCAGTTGACTATCTATGATTTGAAAAAGTTTAATATTGAATAA
- the tnpA gene encoding IS200/IS605 family transposase gives MAQKAHSLSHTKWLCQYHIVFTPKYRRKIIYNQYRSSLGEIFRRLCRYKGVEIIEGHLMPNHVHMLVSIPPRISVSSFMGYLKGKSALTMFDKHAHLKYKFGNRHLWAEGYNVSTVGLNEATIKKYIQEQEKHDIALDKLSVKE, from the coding sequence ATGGCGCAAAAGGCACATAGTTTATCACATACAAAGTGGCTGTGTCAATACCACATTGTCTTCACCCCTAAGTATAGACGAAAAATTATCTATAATCAATATCGAAGTAGTCTGGGAGAGATATTCCGACGATTGTGTCGTTATAAAGGTGTTGAAATTATCGAAGGTCATCTGATGCCAAACCATGTTCACATGTTAGTGAGTATTCCTCCGAGAATAAGTGTATCAAGTTTTATGGGCTATTTAAAAGGCAAGAGTGCTCTTACGATGTTTGATAAACACGCCCATCTCAAATATAAATTTGGCAACCGGCATTTATGGGCAGAGGGCTATAACGTCAGTACGGTAGGACTTAATGAAGCCACAATTAAGAAATATATACAAGAACAGGAAAAACATGATATCGCACTTGATAAGTTGAGTGTGAAAGAATAG
- a CDS encoding NADH-dependent flavin oxidoreductase, protein MVNRLTDTVSFRHGAQVHNRIVLPPMLTFSGEPGGFASPATLEYYRARSQAGGLLIAEYHYVSESGGPCTPAGVPEQLGIYDDDHFESIKAIAEALKKDGSKAILQIHHGGREAMGRAAKGKEVLAPSAIDYSFLSYPVREMTNEEIEEIIQDFGRATKRAIDAGFDGVEIHGANHYGIQQFFSKISNQRTDQWGGSLAKRMAFPLAVVKEVKRVVAQYAPKDFIIGYRISPEEIHGEAVGYTYKEALELIKEVIKHELDYIHLSLWTGYASKPQGADRTFADYFKEILDVQTKLIVVGGVFSEDAARDAVEHYTDLIAVGRGTIVDPQFGYKIDRGQGESIVHEISPEQLEKAHWTPGLLQAFTSEGSFGLPPIPNIESIQHLNTGKPEGFSGFSNAN, encoded by the coding sequence ATGGTAAACAGATTAACAGATACCGTAAGTTTTCGTCATGGGGCACAAGTACATAATCGTATTGTCCTGCCGCCAATGCTGACTTTTTCTGGTGAACCGGGTGGTTTTGCCTCGCCTGCTACTTTAGAATATTATCGGGCACGCTCCCAAGCTGGCGGACTGCTGATTGCAGAATATCATTATGTCAGCGAAAGCGGAGGCCCCTGTACGCCAGCAGGTGTTCCCGAACAGCTGGGTATTTATGATGATGACCATTTTGAGTCTATTAAAGCGATTGCTGAAGCATTAAAGAAGGATGGCAGCAAGGCTATTCTGCAGATTCATCATGGCGGACGTGAGGCTATGGGGCGGGCTGCCAAAGGCAAAGAGGTTCTGGCTCCCTCTGCTATTGATTATTCTTTTTTGTCTTATCCAGTCCGTGAAATGACAAATGAAGAAATTGAGGAGATTATCCAAGATTTCGGCCGGGCTACCAAACGGGCTATCGATGCTGGGTTTGATGGTGTTGAGATTCACGGTGCTAATCATTATGGTATTCAGCAGTTCTTTTCCAAGATTTCTAATCAGCGGACAGACCAATGGGGCGGTTCTCTCGCCAAGCGCATGGCCTTTCCTCTGGCAGTTGTAAAAGAAGTTAAACGTGTTGTTGCTCAATATGCACCAAAAGATTTTATCATTGGCTATCGTATCAGCCCTGAAGAAATCCATGGTGAAGCTGTCGGCTATACCTATAAGGAAGCTCTTGAATTAATCAAAGAAGTCATTAAACATGAATTAGACTATATTCATCTCTCGCTTTGGACAGGCTATGCCTCCAAACCACAGGGAGCAGATCGGACTTTCGCTGACTATTTTAAAGAAATATTGGATGTACAGACCAAACTTATTGTAGTGGGCGGTGTCTTCAGTGAAGACGCTGCACGTGATGCCGTCGAGCATTATACAGATCTTATCGCGGTCGGCCGCGGGACTATTGTTGACCCGCAGTTCGGTTATAAAATTGACCGAGGACAGGGGGAGAGCATTGTCCATGAGATTAGTCCTGAACAGCTGGAAAAAGCCCATTGGACCCCGGGACTCCTGCAAGCCTTTACATCCGAAGGCTCCTTTGGCTTGCCGCCTATTCCTAACATTGAATCCATCCAGCATCTAAATACCGGAAAGCCGGAAGGATTCAGCGGTTTTTCCAACGCTAATTAA